In the uncultured Campylobacter sp. genome, one interval contains:
- the purB gene encoding adenylosuccinate lyase: MVERYSREQMAQKWNTQAKYGAWLEVEKAAVKAWNKLGFISDADCEKICKNAKFDVARIDEIEKTTKHDVIAFLTSVSESLGDESRFVHYGMTSSDCIDTAVALQIKSSMELIIEDVKGLMSAIKTRAQEHKNTMMVGRSHGIHGEPITFGLVLAVWYDEVARALKLLQDAKEVAAYGKLSGAMGNFAHAPLEFEELTCEQLGLKPAPASNQVIQRDRYAHVISAIAILAATCEKIAVAVRHFQRTEVYEAEEYFSPGQKGSSAMPHKRNPVLSENITGLCRMLRSYVTPALENVALWHERDISHSSVERFILPDAFITADFMLARITNLIANLVVYPENMMKNLNLTGGLVFSGRVLLELPKKGISREDAYKIVQRNAMKVWADLQEGKKAINEKGESLFLQNLLADEELRASLGEAEIKECFDYAYYTRNVDRIFARVFGK, encoded by the coding sequence ATGGTAGAGAGATATTCGCGCGAGCAAATGGCGCAAAAGTGGAATACGCAGGCAAAATACGGCGCATGGCTGGAGGTCGAAAAGGCTGCGGTTAAGGCGTGGAATAAGCTAGGTTTTATCAGCGATGCGGACTGCGAGAAAATTTGCAAAAACGCTAAATTTGACGTAGCGCGCATCGACGAGATCGAAAAGACGACCAAGCACGACGTGATCGCGTTTCTAACGAGCGTGAGCGAGAGTCTGGGCGATGAGAGCCGCTTCGTGCACTACGGCATGACTAGTAGCGACTGCATCGACACCGCCGTCGCACTTCAGATCAAAAGCAGCATGGAGCTCATCATAGAGGACGTAAAAGGCCTAATGAGCGCGATCAAAACCAGAGCGCAGGAGCACAAAAACACGATGATGGTCGGCCGTAGCCACGGTATCCACGGCGAGCCTATCACCTTCGGACTCGTGCTTGCGGTGTGGTACGACGAGGTTGCGCGCGCGCTAAAGCTACTGCAAGACGCCAAAGAGGTCGCCGCCTACGGCAAACTAAGCGGCGCGATGGGAAATTTCGCTCACGCACCGCTTGAGTTTGAGGAGCTAACCTGCGAGCAGCTAGGCCTAAAGCCAGCCCCAGCGTCAAATCAAGTCATCCAGCGCGACCGCTACGCCCACGTCATCAGCGCGATCGCCATCCTAGCCGCCACCTGCGAAAAGATCGCCGTCGCCGTGCGCCACTTCCAAAGGACGGAAGTTTACGAGGCCGAGGAGTACTTTAGCCCTGGTCAAAAGGGCTCTAGCGCGATGCCGCACAAGCGCAATCCCGTGCTTAGCGAAAACATCACCGGCCTTTGCAGGATGCTGCGCTCATACGTGACGCCTGCGCTCGAAAACGTCGCGCTCTGGCACGAACGCGATATCAGCCACAGCTCGGTCGAGCGATTTATCCTGCCCGACGCCTTTATCACGGCCGATTTTATGCTCGCGCGCATTACGAATTTGATCGCAAATTTGGTAGTTTATCCGGAAAATATGATGAAAAATCTAAATTTGACCGGCGGACTCGTCTTTTCGGGGCGCGTACTGCTCGAGCTGCCAAAAAAAGGGATTTCGCGCGAGGACGCGTACAAGATCGTACAGCGCAACGCGATGAAGGTCTGGGCGGATCTACAAGAGGGCAAAAAAGCGATAAACGAAAAAGGCGAGAGCCTATTTTTACAAAATTTGCTCGCCGACGAGGAGCTACGCGCAAGCCTGGGCGAGGCAGAGATCAAAGAGTGCTTTGATTATGCGTATTACACAAGAAATGTGGATAGGATATTTGCAAGAGTATTCGGAAAATAA
- a CDS encoding RluA family pseudouridine synthase: MPYIHKFIAHAQGQKAYEILLQNGYKMREAQRLIDKGRLICDGVAASEKNALLSGEICLIDYETNPRGLKPIFECEKFAVFDKPSGVLSHPNGRHCEYSLNDEIWSLYGREASVAHRLDCETSGLIVAGKDKNAVVNLKKLFENRQVYKSYVALAQGKLSENLRIEANMDLANEYDDVKMRMRICEDGKSAVTEILPIEYFADIDATLVRAVPLTGRQHQIRLHLFHVEHKILGEPLYGLSRLQIEKILDKEMSESERILITGARRLLLHSDEICFKFDGVEYKIKSKFDAQEEFYKLVKHG, encoded by the coding sequence TTGCCTTATATTCATAAATTTATCGCGCATGCCCAAGGGCAAAAAGCGTATGAAATTTTGCTGCAAAACGGCTATAAGATGCGCGAAGCTCAGCGCCTAATCGACAAAGGTAGGCTTATCTGCGACGGCGTAGCCGCCAGCGAGAAAAATGCCTTGCTAAGCGGCGAAATTTGCCTAATAGATTATGAAACAAATCCGCGCGGGCTAAAGCCGATTTTTGAGTGCGAGAAATTTGCGGTTTTTGATAAACCTAGCGGAGTGCTCAGTCACCCAAACGGCAGACACTGCGAGTACTCGTTAAATGACGAAATTTGGTCGCTCTACGGCCGAGAGGCATCGGTTGCGCACCGTCTAGACTGCGAGACGAGCGGACTCATCGTCGCGGGCAAAGATAAAAACGCGGTCGTAAATTTGAAAAAACTTTTTGAAAATAGACAGGTCTATAAAAGCTACGTCGCACTCGCGCAGGGAAAGTTAAGCGAAAATTTGCGTATCGAAGCAAATATGGATCTAGCAAACGAATATGACGACGTAAAAATGCGAATGAGAATTTGCGAGGACGGTAAAAGCGCTGTGACGGAGATTTTGCCGATAGAGTATTTTGCCGACATTGATGCGACGCTGGTGCGAGCCGTACCGCTCACGGGCAGACAGCATCAAATTCGCTTACATTTGTTCCACGTGGAACATAAGATTTTAGGCGAACCGCTCTACGGTCTATCACGACTACAAATCGAGAAAATTTTAGATAAAGAGATGAGCGAAAGCGAGCGAATTTTGATAACCGGCGCACGGAGGTTGCTACTACATTCGGATGAAATTTGCTTTAAATTTGACGGCGTAGAATACAAAATAAAATCCAAATTTGATGCGCAAGAAGAATTTTATAAACTGGTAAAGCACGGATAG